One segment of Alnus glutinosa chromosome 2, dhAlnGlut1.1, whole genome shotgun sequence DNA contains the following:
- the LOC133860122 gene encoding DNA cross-link repair protein SNM1: MRADGETTSDIPSFLLLSSDPEDENNAPAKHPSTTDHEHEHEQDDTFVSDFFRCGADWSCLLQQDQDSSISTTSRNSERNLKQTNLFQMWGLKRPHLQNVPSRTPMVVKKMKIGREGSSHLRNATDTANRPRLCPFYKKIPGTPFTVDAFRYGRIEGCSSYFLTHFHYDHYGGLNKGWSHGPIYCTPLTARLLKTCLSINPSFICPLELNTEHVIERVKVTLLEANHCPGAAMIHFRLSNGQSYLHTGDFRACKLMQTYPLLVNERVNVLYLDTTYCNQKYKFPSKEDVLSYVIRITQNFLKKQPKTLVVVGAYSIGKECVYLAISKALGVKIYANASRRRILQSFGWPELAEILCSNGKDTLLHVLPISSLRFETLKDYLKTFMGQFAAVLAFRPTGWTYSETIGSQLDLIKPSSKGNVTIYGVPYSEHSSFTELREFVQCLRPDKIIPTVNVGAAANRDKMHSYFREWMKVDVLAKVDR, encoded by the exons atgcgtgCGGACGGAGAAACAACCTCCGATATCCCGTCATTTCTGCTCTTATCGTCGGACCCAGAAGACGAGAACAACGCTCCTGCTAAACATCCCTCAACAACCGACCATGAACATGAACATGAACAAGACGACACTTTCGTTTCCGATTTCTTTCGCTGCGGAGCCGATTGGTCTTGCTTATTACAGCAAGACCAAGACAGTAGTATTTCTACTACTTCACGCAATTCGGAGAGAAACCTGAAACAAACCAATTTGTTCCAGATGTGGGGACTGAAAAGACCCCATCTCCAAAATGTCCCTTCTCGAACCCCTATGGttgtgaagaagatgaagattggGAGGGAAGGATCATCCCATCTCAGAAACGCCACCGACACCGCTAATCGCCCCCGTCTTTGCCCCTTCTACAAGAAAATCCCTG GCACGCCCTTCACTGTCGATGCATTCCGCTATGGTCGTATTGAAGGATGCTCCTCATATTTTCTAACCCATTTCCATTATGATCACTATGGTGGACTCAACAAAGGATGGTCCCATGGCCCCATCTATTGCACCCCCCTCACTGCTCGCCTACTCAAAACGTGTCTCTCCATAAATCCATC ATTTATCTGTCCTTTGGAGCTAAATACTGAGCATGTAATCGAAAGAGTCAAAGTAACGTTACTAGAAGCTAATCACTGCCCAGGTGCAGCTATGATTCACTTTCGTCTCTCAAATGGCCAATCCTATTTGCACACAGGAGACTTCAGAGCTTGTAAACTGATGCAAACTTACCCCCTTCTTGTAAATGAACGAGTAAATGTACTTTACCTGGATACAACATATTGCAACCAAAAGTACAA GTTCCCTTCCAAAGAAGATGTCTTAAGTTATGTCATCAGAATTACCCAGAACTTTCTTAAAAAGCAACCAAAAACTCTTGTTGTTGTTGGAGCCTATAGCATTGGCAAAGAATGTGTTTATCTAGCTATTTCTAAGGCATTAGGG GTTAAAATATACGCAAATGCTTCAAGGAGACGAATTTTGCAGTCTTTTGGCTGGCCCGAGCTTGCTGAGATTCTCTGTTCGAATGGAAAGGACACACTTCTTCATGTTCTGCCTATATCATCCCTGAGATTTGAG ACCCTTAAGGATTATTTGAAGACCTTCATGGGTCAATTTGCGGCAGTTTTGGCATTTCGGCCAACAG GTTGGACTTACTCTGAGACCATAGGCAGCCAACTGGATCTAATCAAACCTAGTTCTAAAGGCAATGTCACAATTTATG GGGTTCCATATAGTGAGCACTCCAGTTTCACTGAACTACGAGAATTTGTTCAG TGTCTGAGGCCTGACAAGATTATTCCTACTGTCAATGTTGGTGCTGCTGCTAATCGAGACAAGATGCACTCCTACTTCAGAGAATGGATGAAGGTTGATGTCCTAGCAAAGGTTGACAgatga
- the LOC133860121 gene encoding uncharacterized protein LOC133860121 yields the protein MAADQRRKRLHGASIIGSSARQQHRLKRKISGLPHNDSNMKSHISLEWDGNKKTVIAKREQIGLSWRDVRPFNDSVPHQNTLADVSAIPREIFELENLTGVLSYEVWQSHLSENERKYLMELLPSGPEPQQVLQALFTGDNFHFGNPFLKWGASLRSGSLHPDAVLHREQCLKAEKKAYYSKLQEYHDDMIGYLLTLKERWENCKDPEKEIVQKLWRSRNGLEKRIPSHGSESRFADPEEDFTATSESCSWAADDKVCSSDNQNSSAVKGAELLKRTSEKGFMKDKGRNALIASDDAHNVGVRPRNGDKVHKRNIHCSDGAKYMSYFKISKKQHDLVKNMKQSGKSIQSRSLNRVLGNLDSFHVQPYEVFVEEEQKKLHQHWSQLSAEVIPVVHANWRERKLQRRLMTNSLEQEMKDKLKFSMKDEDNENLESVPPDQKENELKNNVPTLEDDEESISGSLQNQESVPGSPQNQESVPSSPQNHELPSSQSHESVPDSLQNHESILSSPQNQEFITAGSPQSQSSQQISSLSGGHEINPVDLDSENDHIISKIDNAIADESKYSGNLNTADVAVRQGVPLSSGADVWPAVSMPHSYYDSAASHEFTSASGLPLEHSQVNEQQRVHLIDLESDLQVEESGKDFLHRQSGDCSFSSYPNQDRNELLQSLFKSQEMLSYHQEQKQTGLDFQPPDNLSMENGQFAGHYQEQRQQSLPLEQEQKRQNEVYMHRNISGNMYSDGVRYFPRQEHLAPVNMQDLTVNTIRMPAPLQSGLNGGELLSQNWFAGEHQVHGGWSGSDAASVESQSIGSGSGSDQSLFHVLSHCNQLRSSGPYDSLGSTDQFIASRNYGMVDGSTPRMSNVIPQASHSLDYLSGHEAATSMMPDDMGWMSLPHQNSVLHDPMGKPYLRSWNN from the exons ATGGCGGCTGATCAGCGGAGAAAACGATTACATGGTGCGAGCATTATAGGTTCCAGTGCTAGACAGCAACATAGACTGAAAAGGAAGATTTCAGGATTGCCACACAATGACTCAAACATGAAATCTCATATTTCTCTCGAGTGGGATGGTAATAAAAAAACAGTCATTGCTAAAAGGGAACAAATTGGCTTAAGTTGGAGAGATGTGAGGCCATTTAATGATTCTGTTCCTCATCAGAACACCTTAGCAGATGTTTCTGCCATTCCACGAGAAATTTTTGAGTTAGAAAATTTGACAGGGGTTCTTTCTTATGAG GTTTGGCAGAGTCATCTAtcggaaaatgaaagaaaataccTTATGGAGCTTCTCCCTAGTGGACCCGAGCCACAGCAAGTTTTGCAGGCTTTGTTCACTGGGGATAACTTTCACTTTGGAAACCCCTTTCTCAAATG GGGTGCTTCACTTCGTTCAGGTAGTCTTCACCCTGATGCAGTTCTTCATCGGGAACAGTGTTTAAAGGCTGAGAAGAAAGCATACTATTCAAAGTTACAGGAATATCATGATGA TATGATAGGATATTTACTGACGTTGAAAGAGAGATGGGAAAACTGCAAGGATCCAGAAAAGGAAATTGTACAGAAACTATGGAG GTCAAGAAATGGTTTGGAGAAAAGAATTCCCTCACATGGAAGTGAGTCCAGATTTGCTGATCCTGAGGAGGATTTCACAGCTACTTCTGAATCTTGTTCATGGGCGGCAGATGACAAAGTATGCAGTAGTGATAATCAGAACTCCTCAGCGGTGAAGGGTGCAGAACTTCTAAAAAG GACGTCTGAGAAAGGCTTCATGAAAGACAAAGGTAGAAATGCATTGATTGCTTCAGATGATGCGCATAATGTAGGAGTTAGACCCAGAAATGGAGACAAAGTACACAAGCGTAATATCCACTGTAGTGATGGTGCCAAATATATGTCATATTTCAAG ATTAGCAAGAAGCAACATGATCTCGTAAAGAATATGAAGCAGTCTGGTAAGAGCATCCAGTCTAGGTCTCTTAATCGTGTTTTGGGTAATCTTGATAGTTTTCATGTACAACCATATGAAGTATTTGTGGAAGAAGAGCAGAAGAAATTGCATCAGCACTG GTCACAATTGTCAGCCGAAGTTATCCCTGTGGTGCATGCTAACTGGAGAGAGAGGAAGCTTCAAAGAAGGCTAATGACTAATTCTTTGGAGCAAGAAATGAAAGATAAGCTAAAGTTTTCGATGAAG GATGAGGATAATGAGAACCTTGAGAGCGTGCCTCCAGATCAGAAGGAAAACGAGTTGAAAAACAATGTACCTACACTGGAAGATGATGAAGAATCTATTTCTGGATCCTTACAGAATCAAGAATCTGTTCCTGGATCTCCACAGAATCAAGAGTCTGTTCCTAGCTCCCCACAAAATCATGAGCTTCCTAGCTCACAGAGTCATGAGTCTGTTCCTGACTCCTTACAGAATCACGAGTCTATTCTTAGCTCCCCACAGAATCAAGAGTTTATTACTGCTGGCTCCCCACAAAGTCAGTCTTCGCAGCAGATTTCTTCTCTTAGTGGTGGCCATGAGATCAATCCTGTGGACTTGGATTCCGAAAACGATCATATCATATCAAAAATAGATAATGCCATTGCTGATGAATCCAAGTACTCGGGGAATTTGAACACTGCAGATGTTGCAGTTAGACAGGGAGTGCCTCTTTCTTCTGGAGCAGATGTTTGGCCAGCTGTTAGCATGCCCCATTCTTACTATGATTCTGCTGCAAGCCATGAATTCACATCTGCCAGTGGTTTGCCACTTGAACATTCACAAGTTAATGAACAGCAACGAGTCCACTTGATTGATCTAGAATCTGACTTGCAAGTAGAGGAGTCTGGGAAAGATTTTTTGCACAGACAATCAGGTGACTGTTCTTTCAGTTCTTATCCAAACCAAGACCGAAATGAGTTACTTCAATCACTCTTCAAGAGCCAGGAGATGCTGTCCTACCATCAGGAGCAGAAACAGACTGGTTTAGACTTTCAACCACCAGATAATTTGTCGATGGAAAATGGTCAATTTGCTGGGCATTACCAGGAGCAGCGACAGCAGTCGCTGCCACTGGAGCAGGAGCAGAAGAGACAGAACGAGGTTTATATGCACCGAAACATTTCGGGGAACATGTACTCTGATGGAGTTAGATACTTCCCAAGGCAAGAACACTTGGCACCAGTCAATATGCAGGATTTGACTGTCAATACCATCCGCATGCCAGCACCGCTCCAATCTGGCTTAAATGGTGGAGAATTGTTAAGTCAAAACTGGTTTGCTGGTGAGCATCAAGTTCATGGTGGCTGGAGTGGGTCAGATGCTGCTAGTGTCGAGAGTCAGAGCATTGGCAGTGGAAGTGGTTCAGATCAGAGTTTATTCCATGTTCTATCTCATTGTAACCAACTACGTTCCAGCGGCCCTTATGATTCACTGGGCTCCACTGATCAGTTCATTGCATCGAGGAACTATGGAATGGTGGATGGCAGTACGCCCAGGATGAGCAATGTTATACCACAAGCATCACATTCGCTAGACTACTTGAGTGGGCATGAAGCAGCCACCTCCATGATGCCTGATGATATGGGGTGGATGAGCTTGCCACATCAGAATTCTGTTTTACATGATCCAATGGGAAAGCCATACTTGAGGTCATGGAACAATtga
- the LOC133860124 gene encoding probable magnesium transporter NIPA8, with protein MGEWIIGAFINLFGSIAINFGTNLLKLGHNERERHSMLESDGTNGKLTLKPIIHFHTWRVGIIFFLLGNSLNFISFGYAAQSLLAALGSIQFVSNIAFAYFVLNKMVTVKILVATAFIVLGNIFLVAFGNHQSPVYTPEQLVEKYSNITFLFYCLTLILVVALHHSIYRKGELMLAVSGQDLRPYWHMLLPFSYAIVSGAVGSCSVLFAKSLSNLLRLAMYSGYQLHGWFTYSMLLLFLSTAGFWMTRLNEGLSLFDAILIVPMFQIAWTFFSICTGFIYFQEYQVLDALRTTMFILGMMSVFVGISLLAPDESKGGEVKDNSSLVSEVSSTEVDRLVEPSEEAHSKDTRSFVQGMLMKTTDIITKAKISLGIGEDSINASAGLVMPMVSSKITGFRGSGFDRAKILSMRNSGWSKISMDEDGEKMINARPAFSDNL; from the exons ATGGGGGAGTGGATCATTGGAGCCTTCATCAACCTCTTTGGCAGCATTGCCATCAACTTTGGAACAAACCTTCTTAAATTAGGTCACAACGAG AGAGAAAGGCATTCTATGCTAGAAAGTGATGGAACAAATGGAAAGCTGACTTTGAAGCCTATAATACACTTCCACACTTGGAGAGTGG GgattatatttttccttcttgGCAATTCCCTTAATTTCATTTCCTTTGGATATGCTGCTCAG TCTCTTCTTGCGGCCCTGGGATCTATTCAATTTGTATCAAATATTGCATTTGCTTACTTTGTGTTGAACAAAATGGTGACTGTCAA AATACTGGTTGCCACAGCTTTTATTGTCCTTGGAAACATTTTTCTTGTTGCTTTTGGCAACCATCAGTCTCCTG TTTATACGCCAGAACAGTTGGTGGAGAAATACAGCAACATTACCTTCCTTTTTTACTGTCTGACTTTGATCTTAGTCGTTGCCTTACATCACTCCATCTATCG GAAAGGAGAACTTATGCTTGCTGTTTCTGGGCAAGACCTTAGACCGTATTGGCATATGCTGCTTCCTTTTTCCTATGCTATAGTTTCAGGTGCTGTAGGATCGTGCTCTGTGTTATTTGCAAAATCTCT ttctAATCTGTTACGATTGGCCATGTATAGTGGTTATCAGTTACACGGCTGGTTCACTTACTCcatgcttcttttatttcttagtACAGCTGGATTTTGG ATGACAAGGTTAAATGAAGGATTGTCACTGTTCGATGCAATTCTTATTGTTCCTATGTTTCAGATTGCTTGGACTTTCTTCTCCATTTGTACAGGATTCATATACTTTCAAGAATATCAG GTACTTGATGCACTAAGGACGACAATGTTCATACTAGGAATGATGTCCGTCTTTGTAGGCATTTCTTTGCTGGCACCTGATGAGTCCAAAG GTGGTGAAGTCAAAGACAATTCATCTTTAGTTTCTGAGGTGTCTTCAACAGAAGTGGACAG GCTGGTTGAGCCATCTGAAGAGGCACACAGTAAAGACACACGATCATTTGTGCAAGGAATGCTGATGAAGACTACAGATATAATAACCAAGGCAAAG ATATCACTAGGTATTGGAGAGGATTCAATCAATGCATCTGCAGGTCTTGTGATGCCCATGGTGTCATCAAAGATAACAGGCTTTAGAGGAAGTGGGTTCGACCGGGCTAAGATTCTTTCCATGAGAAATTCTGGTTGGAGCAAGATCTCGATGGATGAAGATGGTGAAAAAATGATAAACGCAAGACCAGCGTTCTCGGATAACCTTTAA
- the LOC133860629 gene encoding LOW QUALITY PROTEIN: protein COFACTOR ASSEMBLY OF COMPLEX C SUBUNIT B CCB1, chloroplastic (The sequence of the model RefSeq protein was modified relative to this genomic sequence to represent the inferred CDS: deleted 2 bases in 1 codon; substituted 2 bases at 2 genomic stop codons), protein MDKNSQNSNSIVLARLPTLIASHSNCRGTKSGTFFFFTCAVAPFLKILSPYPHPLTLLSLPPSKFNNNRGFTHQKPWPGQARNPTRAKRVAVCVSLQDHVLSFAALGEHHNPSSLILLAESMGXSLASYYTSGYLGLFVISVPGLWSLIKRSVKSKIVQKTFIGEGEGEKAPNQVAGEILSFFTRNNFVVIDRGETITFEGMMVPNRGKAALLTFCTCISLGSVALVLTITVPDFGNNWFWLAVLSPXAFNLLQEPASRKEQIKVKLVVAYDGTFSEITVQGDDQQVEQLRKELQLSEKGMVYVKGIFER, encoded by the exons ATGGATAAAAATAGCCAAAACAGCAATTCCATTGTCTTGGCTCGGCTACCGACATTGATAGCGAGCCATTCGAACTGCCGTGGTACTAAATCCGGAAC gtttttctttttcacgtGTGCTGTTGCCcctttt CTTAAGATATTATCCCCATATCCCCACCCTCttactcttctctctcttcctccctcCAAGTTCAACAACAACAGGGGCTTCACCCACCAGAAACCATGGCCCGGACAGGCTCGGAACCCCACCAGAGCCAAGAGGGTGGCGGTGTGTGTCTCCCTCCAGGACCATGTCTTATCTTTTGCTGCTCTTGGGGAACACCACAATCCATCTTCGCTCATCCTTCTTGCAGAGAGCATGGGTTAGTCGTTGGCTAGCTACTATACTTCA GGGTATTTGGGTCTCTTTGTTATCTCAGTTCCTGGCCTATGGTCACTCATCAAGCGCTCTGTCAAGTCCAAG ATTGTGCAGAAGACGTTTATAGGTGAAGGAGAAGGGGAAAAGGCACCTAATCAGGTCGCAGGGGAAATCCTATCTTTCTTCACCCGCAACAATTTTGTGGTGATTGATAGAGGAGAGACCATTAC aTTTGAAGGCATGATGGTTCCAAACCGAGGTAAAGCAGCACTGCTCACTTTCTGCACCTGCATCAGCCTGGGAAGCGTGGCCCTAGTTCTTACAATAACTGTACCAGATTTTGGCAATAATTGGTTCTGGCTTGCGGTCCTAAGCCCATAGGCGTTTAA CTTATTACAGGAACCAGCATCAAGAAAGGAGCAGATAAAGGTTAAATTGGTGGTTGCATATGATGGGACATTTTCAGAGATCACAGTTCAAGGGGATGACCAACAAGTAGAGCAATTGAGGAAGGAGCTTCAGTTAAGTGAAAAGGGCATGGTGTATGTCAAGGGAATCTTCGAGAGGTGA
- the LOC133860123 gene encoding cytochrome b-c1 complex subunit Rieske-4, mitochondrial-like, with amino-acid sequence MLRVAARRLSSLSPSSPWRLNQAASSLVSRDFLVNGCDSSSTDHPRSNGSTYSSFSLRPDLFHLPFRGFASDSLTPTKENGIIPDVPATVAAVKNPTSKIVYDDHNHERYPPGDPSKRAFAYFVLTGGRFVYASLIRLLVLKFVLSMSASKDVLALASLEVDLSSIEPGSTVTVKWRGKPVFIRRRTEDDIKLANSVDVGSLRDPQQDADRVKDPEWLIVVGVCTHLGCIPLPNAGDFGGWFCPCHGSHYDISGRIRKGPAPYNLEVPTYTFLDENKLMIG; translated from the exons atgttgaGGGTTGCAGCGAGGCGGCTATCGTCTCTGTCTCCGTCGTCGCCGTGGAGGCTCAATCAGGCGGCCTCGTCCCTCGTCTCCCGTGATTTCCTCGTCAACGGCTGTGATTCGTCGTCCACCGATCACCCCAGATCAAACGGCTCCACCTACTCCTCCTTTTCCCTCAGACCTGACCTATTCCACCTACCCTTCAGAG GTTTTGCTTCTGATTCTCTGACGCCAACAAAGGAAAACGGCATAATTCCAGATGTTCCTGCCACTGTTGCAGCTGTTAAGAACCCTACATCGAAGATAGTTTATGATGACCACAACCATGAGCGTTATCCTCCAGGTGACCCCAGCAAGCGGGCATTTGCCTATTTTGTCCTGACCGGTGGCAGGTTTGTTTATGCCTCGCTGATTCGTCTCCTTGTCCTCAAGTTTGTGCTGAGCATGTCAGCAAGCAAGGATGTTCTTGCACTGGCCTCGCTTGAGGTTGATCTCTCCAGCATTGAGCCAGGCTCCACTGTGACTGTTAAGTGGCGTGGAAAGCCAGTCTTCATCAGGCGCCGAACTGAGGATGATATAAAGCTGGCAAATAGTGTTGATGTTGGATCTCTTCGTGACCCACAGCAGGATGCAGATAGGGTTAAGGACCCTGAATGGCTTATCGTTGTTGGGGTCTGCACACATCTGGGTTGCATTCCATTGCCAAATGCTGGTGATTTTGGTGGATGGTTTTGCCCATGCCATGGATCCCATTATGATATCTCTGGCAGGATTCGTAAAGGGCCAGCCCCATACAATTTGGAGGTACCAACTTACACCTTTTTGGATGAGAACAAGTTAATGATTGGTTGA